One region of Chitinophaga varians genomic DNA includes:
- a CDS encoding glycosyltransferase, which produces MSKTNGQGKIRLGFFFDGGEGGGVVEYVRLLLTNIDRSRFTAIGIYLGNGPSHEALKHIFDETAILTDKRLVNVGSGKTRMQRLKMNTSKLLTAVKGTRLLARAMKKYRIDIMDVNYFPLHILAGIASRMTGVPCLWHWHGAGRPTGMRANMTAFGARFFCDKIASITHFVHNSLPEVARKKSELVYNGVDTTKISSSVVNGHLMKLAGVDENTTLVGILGTVSPFKGHTYFIKAADIVLRQYPDVRFVIIGRESATQKIKVGFEAQLRKEVKEMNREQEILFLGYVADPYKYLRDCKIICTPTIPYMNFLGEGFGLAAAECMAAGVAVVATKLGSFPEIIEHGKNGLLTEPKDADALASAIMELLADEPKRKNIATAARQHIAENFDIKGTSRKMEQLYERLV; this is translated from the coding sequence ATGAGTAAAACTAATGGTCAGGGAAAGATTAGATTAGGTTTCTTTTTCGATGGAGGAGAAGGCGGCGGCGTAGTGGAATACGTACGTTTGCTGTTGACGAATATCGACAGGAGCAGGTTTACGGCTATCGGTATTTACCTGGGAAATGGCCCCAGTCATGAGGCGCTGAAACATATCTTCGACGAAACGGCCATATTAACTGATAAACGCCTGGTAAATGTAGGCAGTGGTAAAACCCGGATGCAGCGGCTGAAAATGAATACCTCCAAACTGCTCACCGCCGTTAAAGGGACCCGCCTGCTGGCCCGTGCCATGAAAAAGTACCGTATCGATATTATGGACGTGAATTATTTCCCGCTGCATATACTGGCGGGAATAGCCAGCCGCATGACAGGTGTTCCCTGCCTGTGGCACTGGCATGGTGCAGGCAGGCCAACAGGAATGCGGGCTAACATGACCGCCTTTGGCGCCCGGTTCTTCTGCGATAAGATCGCCTCCATTACCCACTTTGTACATAACAGTCTGCCGGAAGTGGCCAGGAAAAAATCCGAGCTGGTCTATAACGGGGTGGACACAACGAAAATTTCCAGTTCTGTTGTCAATGGCCACTTAATGAAATTAGCAGGTGTAGACGAAAATACTACGCTGGTGGGCATACTCGGAACGGTGTCTCCGTTCAAGGGACATACTTATTTTATTAAAGCAGCTGATATTGTGCTGCGGCAATATCCGGATGTCCGCTTTGTGATCATCGGCCGAGAGTCTGCTACGCAAAAAATAAAAGTAGGCTTTGAAGCGCAACTGAGAAAGGAAGTAAAAGAAATGAACAGGGAACAGGAAATCCTGTTCCTGGGGTATGTTGCCGATCCTTATAAGTACCTCCGGGACTGTAAAATCATCTGCACGCCAACTATTCCGTATATGAATTTTCTGGGAGAAGGCTTTGGCCTGGCCGCTGCCGAATGTATGGCAGCAGGAGTGGCCGTGGTGGCTACTAAGCTGGGTTCTTTCCCGGAAATCATTGAGCATGGGAAAAATGGCCTGTTAACTGAACCGAAAGATGCTGACGCGTTGGCTTCTGCTATCATGGAGCTGTTGGCGGATGAACCCAAAAGGAAAAATATAGCAACAGCTGCCCGGCAGCATATTGCTGAAAATTTTGACATAAAAGGTACCAGCAGAAAAATGGAACAGCTATATGAACGCCTGGTTTAA
- a CDS encoding O-antigen ligase family protein: MMYRTALNPMTGFIFMWFAIWLYPNSLLYGTLPLNIRFDDIFVFFTFVVCVYKKPAGVRVWGLSTFRLALVWWLLHLLGNINGMLYGGWGAVQEVVKFLLKAAYVPMTVAIAASLLNSFADVKLFIKWLLIAGAAAALLGAGTVVAPRAFGLFLIPNQDLSAGEMLDNMEGAMELARRARGSVGTMATSAICLFLSVLSLHLLAMKYYAFQSKKFLVPVFIIILLGLAYTQSRGPMLAFALTGAIILFRSENKGILVGALVVGLLLMVTDNPVRELVTARFTGATGATADSGLDKRSEVWSMFMEKFDPVLLFNGIGAVMSKYIYHATAHNTYLGAVIYNGIWGVCMFFVIVIRSIKYSSKLIRHKQEILSDIFGHYFPLALIFMLFVGMSIEDFQNTICMQLYLLFMLICEKLIRANETAAETAGNTGKTKLMPLEAQLN, from the coding sequence ATGATGTACAGAACTGCATTGAATCCAATGACAGGGTTCATCTTTATGTGGTTTGCAATATGGCTTTACCCTAATTCATTGTTGTACGGAACATTGCCGTTGAATATACGGTTCGATGACATATTCGTGTTCTTTACGTTTGTAGTATGTGTCTATAAGAAGCCTGCCGGTGTCAGGGTATGGGGTTTAAGCACTTTCCGGCTGGCATTGGTGTGGTGGCTGCTGCATCTGCTCGGAAATATCAACGGGATGCTGTATGGTGGATGGGGTGCTGTTCAGGAAGTGGTGAAATTCCTGCTGAAAGCGGCCTATGTGCCGATGACTGTTGCTATTGCGGCTTCTTTATTAAACAGCTTTGCGGATGTAAAGTTGTTTATCAAATGGTTGCTGATAGCCGGTGCTGCTGCCGCGTTGCTGGGAGCTGGCACCGTAGTGGCGCCCCGCGCGTTTGGCCTGTTCCTGATTCCTAATCAGGACCTCTCTGCGGGTGAAATGCTGGACAATATGGAAGGCGCCATGGAGTTGGCGAGGAGGGCCAGAGGTTCCGTTGGCACAATGGCCACTTCGGCTATCTGCCTTTTTCTGTCGGTGCTGTCACTGCACCTGCTGGCGATGAAATACTATGCTTTCCAAAGCAAAAAGTTCCTGGTCCCGGTTTTCATCATTATACTGCTCGGATTGGCATATACCCAAAGCCGCGGCCCCATGCTGGCCTTTGCACTGACTGGCGCTATCATTCTTTTCCGGTCTGAAAACAAAGGCATACTGGTAGGTGCGCTGGTGGTGGGACTGTTGCTGATGGTAACAGACAACCCCGTGCGGGAACTGGTAACAGCCAGGTTTACCGGCGCCACAGGCGCTACGGCAGACAGCGGGCTGGACAAACGCTCGGAAGTATGGAGCATGTTCATGGAAAAATTTGATCCGGTGCTCCTCTTCAATGGGATAGGAGCTGTTATGTCCAAATACATCTATCATGCTACCGCGCACAACACCTACCTCGGTGCGGTTATCTATAATGGCATATGGGGTGTGTGTATGTTTTTCGTGATAGTGATAAGGTCCATCAAATACAGCAGTAAACTGATCCGGCATAAACAAGAAATCCTGTCAGATATTTTTGGACATTATTTTCCGCTGGCATTGATATTCATGTTGTTTGTGGGAATGAGTATCGAAGACTTTCAGAATACTATATGCATGCAGCTATATTTATTGTTTATGCTGATCTGCGAAAAGTTAATCAGAGCAAATGAGACCGCCGCCGAAACTGCCGGAAATACAGGTAAAACCAAACTGATGCCACTTGAAGCACAATTGAATTAA
- a CDS encoding glycosyltransferase family 4 protein, whose translation MANILLQAWVVSKKGNEYFLPYTHWVYLKEIVQYYDQVGLLSPVKQYADGTDSGLVSIADFTNVTIHELPYSDSYKSAVKHYGAYKKAYRELTGYDVVYLRYPTPLGWLSKRYLKHKKRIVHFVGDPIDAAWVNPNFRLLKKLTLISFFLPEHMAYMWACKGAKVFTNGYHLQQKLSKWRINAKAVISTTLNNKDFYVDEARRIPAEGLKLLYVGYLRKAKGVEVVIRAFEQVLRRYPDATLTIAGSGEFEKELKAMAAAAGMNGKITFLGHVDNRDTLNTLFRTHHIFCFASLSEGSPRVVLEAMANGINVLSTPVGSLPSVFKDGVDITYAGFNDDQGFFRKICYLVENPEEANAVRNRAQEKVRGFTIQHFIKNIFSYES comes from the coding sequence ATGGCGAACATTTTATTACAAGCTTGGGTGGTATCAAAAAAGGGAAATGAATATTTCCTTCCGTATACGCATTGGGTATACCTGAAGGAGATTGTACAGTACTATGATCAGGTGGGTCTGCTTTCGCCGGTAAAACAGTATGCTGACGGAACAGATTCGGGGCTGGTCTCTATTGCCGATTTCACCAACGTGACCATTCACGAGCTGCCCTACTCCGATAGCTATAAGTCGGCCGTAAAACACTACGGCGCTTACAAAAAGGCTTACAGGGAACTTACAGGCTACGATGTGGTGTACCTGCGTTACCCCACCCCGTTGGGGTGGCTGAGCAAACGCTACCTGAAGCACAAAAAACGGATCGTGCATTTTGTCGGAGACCCGATTGATGCTGCCTGGGTGAATCCCAACTTCAGGTTACTTAAAAAACTCACGCTGATATCTTTCTTCCTGCCCGAGCATATGGCCTATATGTGGGCCTGTAAAGGCGCAAAGGTATTTACCAACGGTTATCATCTGCAACAGAAGCTGAGTAAATGGCGGATCAATGCAAAGGCCGTTATTTCAACAACGCTGAATAATAAAGATTTTTATGTAGATGAAGCCAGACGGATCCCCGCTGAAGGCCTGAAGTTGCTGTATGTGGGATATCTGCGCAAGGCAAAAGGCGTAGAAGTGGTTATCCGTGCATTTGAACAAGTGCTGCGCCGTTATCCCGACGCCACCCTTACCATAGCAGGCTCGGGTGAGTTTGAAAAAGAATTGAAGGCAATGGCGGCAGCAGCAGGAATGAACGGTAAAATAACCTTCCTGGGCCACGTGGATAACCGGGACACGCTTAACACGCTTTTCCGTACCCATCATATTTTCTGTTTCGCCAGTTTGTCTGAAGGCTCTCCCAGGGTCGTGCTGGAAGCAATGGCCAATGGAATTAATGTGCTTAGTACACCGGTAGGCTCATTGCCGTCCGTGTTTAAAGACGGGGTGGACATCACCTATGCCGGATTCAACGATGACCAGGGCTTTTTCAGGAAGATCTGTTATCTGGTGGAAAACCCTGAAGAAGCAAATGCTGTCAGGAACAGGGCGCAGGAAAAAGTAAGAGGATTTACTATCCAGCATTTTATCAAAAACATTTTTTCCTATGAAAGTTAA
- a CDS encoding acyltransferase yields the protein MKVKLSILYAWLVRTVTLLLPNIPVFMRFRGFLYSLMMKRCGRNFQVTSTAILNSLSGLAVGNDVYIAHNCVLIGLDIEIGDKVLVGPNCIISSANHTFQDGAYRFGKSAPRAAKIGSGSWIAGNCSVVGGGVLPPMSVLGAGSVLNKPFTEIRGLYAGAPAVLIKKLQ from the coding sequence ATGAAAGTTAAGCTGTCTATATTATATGCCTGGCTGGTGCGTACAGTCACTTTATTGTTGCCCAACATACCCGTGTTTATGCGTTTCAGAGGTTTTTTGTATTCCCTCATGATGAAACGTTGCGGCCGTAATTTTCAGGTAACCTCAACGGCTATCCTGAATTCTTTGTCTGGCCTTGCAGTGGGAAACGATGTGTATATAGCGCATAACTGTGTGCTGATTGGACTGGACATCGAAATTGGAGACAAGGTACTGGTAGGCCCCAACTGTATTATTTCGTCTGCTAACCATACTTTCCAGGATGGGGCGTACCGGTTTGGCAAATCAGCGCCCCGGGCCGCAAAAATAGGCAGCGGCTCCTGGATTGCCGGTAACTGTTCAGTGGTGGGCGGCGGCGTACTGCCTCCCATGTCTGTATTGGGAGCAGGTTCTGTGCTTAATAAACCATTTACGGAAATACGGGGCCTGTATGCAGGTGCGCCGGCAGTGCTTATAAAGAAATTACAATGA
- a CDS encoding glycosyltransferase family 4 protein, with amino-acid sequence MRILYIHQYFTLPAAAGGTRSYDLSKRFTQAGHKVVVITSSSFLKSMREFPKGWTVVEHEGIELHVLHVEYSNKMSFSKRISAFLKFLVFASLRTFKVKADVVLATSTPITVAVPAITARIFKRRPFIFEVRDVWPEVPVAMGIIKNKMVIRFLEGFEKYIYRKSAHIVALSDDMKASVQQRVNIADKKLSVITNISETERFSRYTRSEGMLAGLLGYTPRKVVLYAGTLGMVNGLKYMTDLAIHSYKIDPSIKFIIFGDGMEKEKLMQYASEKGVLNENIYFFDPVPKSQLSQLYYECTVASSFVIPVPQLWANSANKFFDCLAAGRPVVINHRGWQAAVIEQENVGFVLNYDIKDIAGEAQRFCTYINDDRLLEQQRENAVSLAKKSYSLDIAAAHYLKILNDVVS; translated from the coding sequence ATGAGGATTCTGTATATACATCAATATTTTACGTTACCTGCCGCTGCCGGCGGTACCCGCTCATATGACCTGTCAAAGCGTTTTACGCAGGCAGGCCATAAGGTAGTGGTCATTACCAGCAGTTCTTTTCTGAAAAGCATGCGCGAATTCCCGAAAGGCTGGACCGTAGTGGAGCATGAAGGGATAGAACTGCATGTGCTGCATGTGGAATACAGTAATAAAATGAGCTTTTCAAAACGGATATCCGCCTTTTTGAAATTTCTTGTATTTGCTTCCCTGCGCACATTCAAAGTCAAGGCAGATGTAGTGCTTGCCACATCTACCCCCATTACCGTGGCGGTTCCTGCCATTACGGCCCGTATCTTTAAACGGAGGCCTTTTATTTTCGAAGTAAGGGATGTATGGCCGGAGGTGCCGGTAGCGATGGGGATCATCAAAAATAAAATGGTGATACGCTTCCTGGAAGGATTTGAAAAATATATCTACCGCAAGTCTGCACATATTGTCGCTTTGTCTGATGATATGAAGGCCTCGGTACAACAACGCGTAAACATCGCGGACAAAAAATTGTCTGTCATTACCAATATTTCAGAAACAGAACGTTTTTCACGATATACCCGGTCAGAAGGAATGCTGGCGGGACTGCTGGGATATACCCCGCGTAAAGTGGTGCTGTACGCCGGTACTCTGGGGATGGTGAATGGACTGAAATACATGACGGACCTGGCCATTCATAGCTATAAGATAGACCCCTCCATTAAGTTCATCATTTTCGGGGACGGGATGGAGAAGGAAAAATTGATGCAATATGCCAGTGAGAAAGGGGTGTTGAATGAAAATATCTATTTTTTCGACCCGGTGCCCAAATCACAGCTGTCACAGTTGTACTACGAATGTACGGTGGCTTCGTCTTTTGTGATACCGGTCCCCCAGTTGTGGGCCAATTCGGCGAATAAATTTTTTGACTGCCTTGCTGCCGGCCGCCCGGTGGTGATCAATCATCGCGGCTGGCAGGCTGCTGTGATAGAACAGGAGAATGTCGGCTTTGTATTGAACTACGATATAAAGGATATCGCCGGGGAAGCGCAACGTTTTTGTACTTATATCAACGATGACCGGTTGCTGGAACAGCAGCGGGAAAACGCGGTGTCGCTGGCGAAGAAGTCCTATTCACTGGATATTGCCGCGGCTCACTACCTGAAAATATTAAATGATGTTGTATCGTAA
- a CDS encoding sugar transferase — protein MMLYRKLFKPLIDFLLALSAFIILLPVFFTVMLILWISNGGTPFFTQLRPGLNGRIFRLIKFKTMNDKKAADGTLLPDEQRMTKIGGLIRRTSLDEIPQLLNVIKGDMSLVGPRPLLVDYLSLYNKEQLRRHEVKPGITGWAQVNGRNAISWEKKFEYDVWYADRLSLLLDIKIMWMTVAKVFKSEGISQNGHVTAERFTGTGDRHLRTAE, from the coding sequence ATGATGTTGTATCGTAAACTGTTTAAGCCACTGATCGATTTTTTGCTGGCCTTGTCAGCCTTTATCATACTGTTGCCCGTTTTTTTTACGGTAATGCTTATACTCTGGATTTCAAACGGAGGAACGCCCTTTTTTACCCAGCTCCGCCCCGGACTGAATGGCCGCATTTTCCGGTTGATCAAGTTTAAGACGATGAATGATAAAAAAGCAGCGGATGGGACCCTGCTGCCGGATGAACAAAGGATGACAAAAATCGGCGGACTCATAAGAAGGACTTCGCTCGACGAGATCCCGCAACTGCTGAATGTTATTAAAGGAGATATGAGCCTGGTAGGACCAAGACCATTGCTGGTGGATTACCTGAGCCTGTATAATAAGGAACAGCTGAGAAGGCATGAGGTTAAACCGGGCATTACCGGATGGGCCCAGGTGAATGGCCGGAATGCGATCAGTTGGGAAAAGAAATTTGAATATGACGTATGGTATGCAGACCGCCTCTCTCTGCTATTGGATATAAAAATCATGTGGATGACCGTCGCAAAAGTATTTAAATCGGAAGGTATCAGCCAGAATGGGCACGTTACCGCGGAACGGTTTACCGGAACAGGCGATCGGCATCTTCGTACTGCTGAATAA
- a CDS encoding DegT/DnrJ/EryC1/StrS family aminotransferase, translated as MNEKIWLSSPHMGGQELEYVKDAFQSNWIAPLGPNVDGFEEDLAKYTGSPFVAALSAGTAALHLALILLDVKQGDEVLCQSMTFSASANPIAYQGATPVFVDSEKETWNMDPVLLEEAIKDRMAKGKKPKAIIPVHLYGMPAKMTEILAIAAKYEIPVIEDAAEALGSLYQGKACGTLGETGILSFNGNKIITTSGGGALIGRNGDQIKKARFLATQARDNAPHYEHTHIGYNYRMSNICAGIGRGQMLVLNDRVEQRRRNFDYYVKELAGLPGITFLQEPEGSFSNRWLTTVLVNKEATGGISRETIRQALEKENIESRPLWKPMHIQPVFSGAPAYVNGVSEKLFDDGLCLPSGSNLTIQQLESIVINIKKLWD; from the coding sequence ATGAACGAAAAGATATGGTTGTCATCCCCGCATATGGGCGGACAGGAATTAGAATATGTGAAAGATGCCTTTCAGAGTAACTGGATCGCTCCCCTGGGGCCTAATGTTGACGGATTTGAAGAAGATTTGGCAAAATATACCGGTTCTCCGTTTGTGGCGGCATTGTCTGCAGGTACGGCAGCGCTTCATCTGGCGCTAATTTTGTTGGATGTAAAACAAGGGGATGAAGTATTATGCCAGAGCATGACATTTTCTGCATCTGCTAACCCGATCGCATATCAGGGCGCTACCCCGGTTTTTGTAGACAGCGAAAAAGAAACCTGGAACATGGACCCGGTGTTACTGGAAGAAGCCATTAAAGACCGCATGGCCAAAGGGAAGAAGCCAAAAGCCATTATACCGGTGCATCTGTATGGTATGCCCGCGAAAATGACTGAAATACTGGCTATAGCTGCCAAATATGAAATTCCCGTTATAGAAGATGCGGCGGAAGCGCTGGGATCTCTTTATCAGGGAAAAGCCTGCGGCACACTGGGAGAAACAGGTATCCTTAGTTTCAACGGTAATAAGATAATTACTACCAGTGGTGGAGGGGCGTTGATCGGCAGGAACGGGGACCAGATAAAAAAGGCCAGGTTCCTGGCTACACAGGCGAGGGACAACGCACCGCATTATGAACATACGCACATTGGCTACAACTACCGGATGAGTAACATTTGTGCGGGTATAGGACGGGGACAGATGCTCGTGTTGAATGACCGTGTGGAGCAACGCCGCAGGAATTTCGACTATTATGTAAAAGAACTGGCAGGTTTGCCGGGAATTACTTTTCTGCAGGAACCGGAAGGCAGTTTCAGCAACCGGTGGCTCACGACGGTCCTGGTCAACAAAGAAGCAACCGGCGGGATAAGCCGGGAAACGATCAGGCAGGCGCTGGAAAAAGAGAATATTGAATCAAGGCCGCTTTGGAAGCCCATGCATATACAACCTGTCTTCTCCGGTGCTCCGGCTTATGTGAATGGCGTTTCGGAAAAACTTTTTGATGACGGTCTTTGTTTACCCAGCGGCTCTAATCTTACAATACAGCAATTGGAAAGTATTGTTATAAATATTAAAAAGTTATGGGACTGA
- a CDS encoding right-handed parallel beta-helix repeat-containing protein yields MGLKINTALLRTKRRSFTLAALMLLSGLGCLSSSAQFPPFKYNEGIAAKYANKQDAAAFRSKAAALSSGAFDLTGVLPAGYVKDGTVDYTSYLQTGMDQHKTVVFPDFPVLINDKGLTVGSGANIIFKPGSRLLLQPTSKDTYEMLRVHNVQNVNIYCPVLEGDRKGHQGSTGQWGMGIAIRASKNVNVYAPQVSNCWGDGIYVGGLKGVTSSGVNIYNAWLNFNRRNGMSISSVDGLKLIKPVIANTYGQAPMCGIDIEPNNNTDVVNNVMMDSPVTLNNAKHGINISLFRLIGSSPKDVNVTIRNHQDDGSAVAFAMGGLKPHYDVPPIQGTIEIIDPVWKNNQERAFRSYKPNGYAPTVKFTKVSVLKTDRDGRDKPDAEKFMLMKKTISSESKMSIQD; encoded by the coding sequence ATGGGACTGAAAATTAATACCGCCCTTCTCCGTACGAAACGGCGAAGTTTTACACTGGCAGCATTGATGCTGTTATCTGGTTTAGGCTGTCTCTCGTCCAGTGCGCAGTTTCCGCCTTTTAAATACAACGAGGGCATAGCAGCCAAATATGCGAATAAACAGGATGCGGCTGCTTTCAGAAGCAAAGCCGCAGCTTTGTCCTCCGGTGCATTTGATCTCACCGGCGTGTTGCCGGCGGGATATGTAAAGGATGGCACCGTAGATTATACCAGCTATCTGCAAACGGGAATGGACCAGCATAAAACGGTGGTATTCCCTGATTTCCCAGTGTTGATCAACGACAAGGGGCTGACTGTCGGGAGCGGGGCCAATATCATTTTTAAGCCCGGTTCAAGGCTGTTGTTGCAGCCTACTTCAAAAGACACCTATGAAATGTTAAGGGTGCATAATGTGCAAAATGTAAACATATACTGTCCTGTGCTCGAAGGCGACCGTAAAGGCCATCAGGGAAGTACCGGACAATGGGGAATGGGTATTGCCATCCGGGCTTCAAAAAATGTAAATGTCTATGCTCCGCAGGTGTCCAATTGCTGGGGTGATGGTATTTATGTTGGCGGCCTTAAAGGCGTTACCAGTTCAGGTGTCAACATTTACAATGCGTGGCTCAATTTCAACAGGCGTAACGGGATGTCCATTTCTTCGGTGGACGGCCTGAAGCTGATAAAGCCGGTTATAGCCAACACCTATGGCCAGGCGCCGATGTGCGGTATTGATATTGAGCCAAACAATAATACCGATGTTGTCAATAATGTAATGATGGATAGCCCGGTGACGTTAAATAATGCAAAACATGGTATCAATATATCATTGTTCAGGCTCATCGGTTCCAGTCCGAAAGATGTTAATGTAACGATCCGCAATCACCAGGACGACGGCTCCGCCGTTGCCTTTGCGATGGGTGGATTAAAACCGCATTACGATGTGCCGCCTATACAGGGCACTATAGAGATCATTGACCCGGTGTGGAAGAATAACCAGGAGAGGGCTTTTCGAAGCTATAAACCCAACGGTTACGCACCTACTGTGAAATTCACCAAAGTTTCTGTTTTGAAAACCGACAGAGATGGCCGGGACAAACCGGATGCAGAGAAATTTATGCTGATGAAGAAAACGATCTCCAGTGAAAGTAAAATGAGCATACAGGACTAA
- a CDS encoding gliding motility-associated C-terminal domain-containing protein, with protein sequence MLIVLLFLWGKTGQAQDITLKNPSLEGVPGQGKVPASWIVAMNTPDIQPGIFDITVPASDGNTYIGLHSGSLWPEAIAQELSLKGGRSYTVSMDLAFTALYAYRACYGNMAIYAGDAPGDSAELLWRSGPFSHTDWKRYTAVFNPSKDYKYISFWADAGIPCDKSAYGSVVLIDNLSAFIREVPQVVISTVRTCKGAATGEATLKLLSSSVGKCSYKWEPGGQTSSHIEGLAAGRYEVTVTAPNGTSTKAQVMIEETDLKNELVIRPSPCNGDNQNEITLNTTGGVPPYRYYFNGSQHPAYVGTFKELRPGSYTVIVKDDHGCEDKLSPVQLREPEPLLVTAVNVKALSCSDTRDGRITLEVSGGVVPYSFSLQPGSWQDNNQWSQLDAGRYYFEIKDKNGCHTNGNTEVPRNDRTCAVYVPTAFSPNGDGVNDLFRARVNDDVSAFRMTVYNRWGAVVFDSTNPEAGWNGAQEPNGTYVWVLVYTDSKKQARKQTGPLVLIR encoded by the coding sequence TTGTTAATTGTTTTACTCTTCCTATGGGGCAAAACAGGGCAGGCTCAGGATATCACCCTGAAAAATCCTTCACTGGAAGGGGTACCTGGACAGGGAAAGGTTCCTGCGTCCTGGATTGTTGCCATGAATACACCTGATATTCAGCCGGGAATTTTTGACATTACTGTACCAGCATCTGACGGAAACACCTACATCGGCTTACACAGCGGGTCATTGTGGCCTGAAGCTATTGCACAGGAACTATCCCTCAAAGGAGGCCGCAGCTATACGGTTTCCATGGACCTGGCATTTACCGCCCTTTATGCATACCGGGCCTGTTATGGAAACATGGCCATTTACGCTGGGGATGCTCCGGGTGATTCTGCGGAATTGCTCTGGCGTTCGGGCCCGTTTTCTCATACCGACTGGAAACGATATACGGCTGTGTTTAATCCGTCAAAGGATTACAAATACATTTCGTTCTGGGCCGATGCCGGTATTCCCTGCGATAAAAGTGCCTATGGCTCTGTTGTATTGATAGACAATCTGTCTGCCTTCATCCGGGAGGTGCCGCAGGTGGTTATTTCCACTGTCCGCACCTGTAAAGGCGCTGCTACGGGGGAGGCTACCCTAAAGCTGCTGAGCAGTTCCGTGGGGAAGTGTTCCTACAAATGGGAGCCTGGCGGGCAAACCAGCAGCCATATTGAAGGCCTTGCTGCCGGCCGTTATGAGGTCACTGTTACGGCTCCTAATGGAACCAGCACCAAAGCGCAGGTCATGATCGAAGAAACTGACCTGAAAAATGAACTGGTCATCCGGCCATCTCCCTGCAACGGGGACAATCAAAACGAGATCACCTTAAATACCACCGGCGGTGTCCCGCCTTATCGCTATTATTTCAATGGTTCCCAGCACCCCGCCTATGTCGGGACATTTAAAGAACTGCGTCCCGGAAGCTACACCGTCATCGTAAAAGATGACCATGGCTGTGAGGATAAATTATCGCCGGTACAATTAAGGGAACCTGAACCATTGTTGGTAACAGCGGTAAATGTAAAGGCGCTGAGCTGCAGTGACACGAGAGATGGGCGTATCACCCTGGAAGTATCGGGAGGCGTTGTTCCTTATTCATTCAGCCTGCAGCCTGGCAGCTGGCAGGATAATAATCAATGGAGCCAGCTGGATGCCGGTCGTTATTATTTCGAAATAAAGGATAAGAATGGATGCCATACCAACGGAAATACGGAGGTGCCAAGAAATGACCGCACCTGTGCGGTATATGTCCCTACCGCTTTTAGCCCTAATGGCGACGGTGTCAATGACCTGTTCCGTGCCAGAGTGAACGATGACGTATCTGCATTCAGGATGACCGTTTATAACCGGTGGGGAGCTGTTGTATTTGACAGCACTAACCCCGAAGCCGGCTGGAACGGAGCACAGGAGCCCAACGGGACTTATGTGTGGGTACTTGTCTACACCGACAGTAAAAAGCAGGCGCGGAAACAAACTGGGCCACTGGTATTGATAAGATAA
- a CDS encoding tyrosine-protein phosphatase yields the protein MFLFRNKTRESEQLAQLLSFMETDIHSHLLPGIDDGVPDTDTSVHFIEQLHNMGIKKIITTPHVMMDRYPNSVQTMAGPYREVSAALAAKGISIPFHHAAEYFMDEQFEELMQRPLLTLTGKLVLVEISFMSAPPQMHRWIFELEAQGYLPLLAHPERYNYCHGDFESYHRFKQWGCLFQVNLLSLAGYYGKHIQQAAEKLMELDMIDYIGTDLHHERHLHAITQISRNKKLRAMLDKYPFKNRTL from the coding sequence ATGTTTTTATTCCGCAATAAAACCAGGGAAAGCGAACAGCTGGCACAGCTGCTGTCATTCATGGAAACGGATATCCATTCACATCTGTTGCCCGGTATTGACGATGGTGTACCCGACACCGATACTTCCGTGCATTTTATAGAGCAGCTCCATAACATGGGCATCAAAAAAATAATTACCACTCCACATGTGATGATGGACCGGTACCCCAACTCCGTACAAACGATGGCAGGCCCTTACCGAGAGGTATCTGCCGCACTGGCGGCGAAGGGAATATCGATTCCGTTTCATCACGCCGCGGAGTATTTTATGGATGAACAGTTCGAAGAGCTGATGCAGCGGCCTTTATTGACACTGACGGGTAAACTTGTGCTGGTGGAAATATCGTTCATGTCTGCACCGCCGCAGATGCACCGTTGGATCTTCGAGCTGGAAGCACAAGGCTACCTGCCGCTGCTGGCGCATCCGGAGCGTTATAACTATTGCCACGGCGATTTCGAGAGCTATCACCGGTTCAAACAATGGGGCTGTCTTTTTCAGGTCAACCTGCTTTCCCTTGCAGGGTACTACGGCAAACATATTCAACAGGCGGCAGAAAAACTGATGGAGCTTGACATGATCGACTATATAGGCACGGACCTGCATCATGAAAGGCATCTTCATGCCATTACACAGATCAGCAGGAACAAAAAGCTGCGGGCCATGCTGGATAAATATCCGTTTAAGAACCGTACCCTATAG